A DNA window from Moorella thermoacetica contains the following coding sequences:
- a CDS encoding late competence development ComFB family protein, translating to MARELFLKNYMEDCVWELLDQVLKRDPEACRCDTCRHDIVALALNQLPPRYVVREQGAIYSKIAMLEAQHRADIYSALTRALMIVKKAPRHGQEDRS from the coding sequence ATGGCCAGAGAGCTCTTTCTTAAAAACTATATGGAGGATTGTGTCTGGGAATTGCTGGACCAGGTCCTTAAACGGGACCCGGAGGCCTGTCGCTGCGATACCTGCCGCCACGATATAGTCGCCCTGGCGCTGAACCAGCTACCGCCCCGTTACGTGGTCCGGGAGCAAGGGGCTATCTATTCGAAAATAGCCATGCTCGAAGCCCAGCACCGGGCTGATATTTACAGCGCCCTGACCAGGGCCCTGATGATTGTCAAAAAGGCCCCCCGCCATGGCCAGGAAGATCGCAGCTAG
- the ispE gene encoding 4-(cytidine 5'-diphospho)-2-C-methyl-D-erythritol kinase, translated as MDVLTLPAYGKINLTLKVLGRRSDGYHNLSTIFQSIALADRLTFSRCREGIRLETSGLPVPQGPENLAYRAAARLQSRYGFPGVRITLKKQIPLAAGLAGGSADAAATLIGVNALFNLGLTPGQLAREGAALGSDVPFCVIGGTALGRGRGEELFLLPPLPTLWLVLVKPSFGVSTAAVYRGWDASPGQTPMEAPDEERALAAIRRGDRAGIMASLGNDLEAVTCRLYPEVMAIKMHLLAEGAERAVMCGSGPAVFGVAADGETARRIASRLQETYPETIVTRTL; from the coding sequence TTGGATGTCCTCACCTTGCCGGCCTATGGTAAAATAAATCTGACTTTAAAGGTCCTCGGGCGGCGTTCCGACGGTTATCACAACCTGAGCACCATCTTCCAGTCAATTGCCCTGGCGGATAGACTCACTTTCAGCCGTTGCCGGGAAGGAATACGCCTGGAAACCTCAGGGCTGCCGGTACCGCAAGGACCGGAAAACCTGGCCTACCGGGCAGCAGCCCGGTTGCAGTCCCGTTACGGTTTTCCCGGGGTGCGGATAACCCTGAAGAAGCAAATCCCCCTGGCAGCCGGCCTGGCCGGGGGCAGCGCTGATGCTGCGGCTACCCTGATAGGTGTGAATGCCCTTTTTAACCTGGGCCTGACCCCCGGCCAGCTGGCCCGGGAAGGGGCGGCCCTGGGGTCGGACGTCCCTTTTTGCGTTATTGGTGGTACGGCCTTAGGACGGGGGCGGGGGGAAGAACTCTTCCTTTTACCTCCCCTCCCGACACTATGGCTGGTACTGGTAAAACCGTCCTTCGGGGTCAGTACGGCAGCCGTATACCGGGGTTGGGATGCCAGCCCCGGCCAAACCCCCATGGAGGCCCCCGACGAGGAAAGGGCCCTGGCGGCCATTAGGCGGGGCGACCGGGCAGGAATTATGGCATCCCTGGGTAATGACCTGGAAGCAGTCACCTGCCGCCTGTACCCGGAAGTTATGGCCATTAAGATGCATCTCCTGGCCGAAGGGGCAGAGCGGGCGGTGATGTGCGGCAGCGGCCCGGCGGTCTTCGGGGTGGCTGCCGATGGAGAAACCGCCAGGCGCATCGCCTCCCGGTTACAGGAGACTTACCCCGAAACTATAGTCACCCGGACCTTATGA
- a CDS encoding GntR family transcriptional regulator, giving the protein MKNLLSGKLENYKPLREIVFEALREAIINGQLKAGERLMEVQLAEEMGVSRTPVREAIRKLELEGFVVMIPRKGAYVADFSTKDIADVFEIRSALEALAAALACERITEEELDELERLLIRVADCTAANDLETLVEVDTQFHDVLYKASRNDRLVQIINNLREQIQRFRTISMGTPGRMRETLEEHKQLVEAITERNVELAQRIAQEHIENAENRMMEAIREEMRSGGGRKA; this is encoded by the coding sequence GTGAAGAATCTACTCAGTGGCAAACTGGAAAATTATAAACCCTTGCGGGAAATAGTTTTTGAAGCCCTGCGGGAGGCCATTATCAACGGCCAGCTCAAGGCCGGGGAAAGGCTGATGGAGGTCCAGCTGGCGGAGGAAATGGGCGTCAGCCGGACCCCGGTGCGGGAAGCCATCCGCAAGCTGGAGCTGGAAGGCTTTGTCGTCATGATCCCCCGCAAAGGAGCCTACGTGGCCGACTTCTCCACCAAGGATATAGCCGACGTTTTTGAGATCCGCTCGGCCCTGGAAGCCCTGGCGGCAGCCCTGGCCTGCGAGCGCATTACCGAGGAGGAACTGGATGAACTGGAACGCCTCCTCATCAGGGTGGCCGACTGTACGGCCGCCAACGACCTGGAGACCCTGGTCGAAGTGGATACCCAGTTCCATGACGTCTTGTATAAGGCCAGCCGTAACGACCGCCTGGTGCAGATCATCAATAATTTACGGGAACAGATCCAGCGCTTCCGGACTATCTCCATGGGCACCCCGGGGCGCATGCGGGAGACCCTGGAGGAGCATAAACAACTGGTAGAAGCCATCACGGAGCGCAACGTGGAACTGGCCCAGCGGATCGCCCAGGAGCATATAGAAAACGCTGAAAACCGCATGATGGAAGCCATCAGGGAAGAGATGCGTTCCGGCGGCGGCCGTAAGGCCTGA
- a CDS encoding nucleotidyltransferase family protein: protein MQVDAIILAGDKEGRALLPIGTRPMISWVVAALEASPSIRRLAVSGLPELETILPPDVILVPAGQTTVESALNGAAAFPGAEWLLMVTADIPLLKPAAVEDFLQRCQERPADFYYPIVSREASEASYPGVKRTYVRLREGTFTGGNMVLIKASALNDCASQGQKLVRLRKSPLALSRLIGLGFILKFLTRQLTIAEAEERFSHLLGAKGVGVITPYPEIGIDVDKESDLELARGVLGGEAPVSPHNGGRY from the coding sequence ATGCAGGTTGATGCCATTATCCTGGCCGGGGATAAAGAAGGCCGGGCCCTTCTTCCCATTGGGACCCGTCCGATGATTTCCTGGGTGGTGGCCGCCCTTGAGGCCTCCCCCAGTATCCGCCGGCTGGCAGTATCCGGCCTGCCGGAGCTTGAAACCATCCTTCCCCCGGATGTTATCCTGGTGCCGGCGGGGCAGACTACCGTCGAGAGCGCCCTGAACGGGGCGGCAGCCTTTCCCGGGGCGGAATGGCTCCTCATGGTGACTGCGGACATCCCCTTGTTGAAACCCGCGGCGGTGGAAGACTTCCTGCAGCGCTGCCAGGAACGACCGGCGGATTTCTATTACCCCATTGTCAGCCGGGAGGCTAGTGAGGCCAGCTATCCAGGCGTCAAACGTACCTATGTCCGCCTGCGGGAGGGCACCTTCACCGGCGGGAATATGGTTTTGATCAAGGCCAGTGCCCTGAACGATTGTGCCAGCCAGGGACAGAAACTGGTGCGGCTGCGTAAGAGCCCCCTGGCCCTGAGCCGGTTAATAGGCCTGGGGTTTATTTTGAAGTTCCTTACCAGGCAATTGACTATTGCCGAGGCCGAGGAGCGCTTTTCCCATCTTTTGGGAGCCAAGGGGGTAGGCGTAATTACCCCCTACCCGGAGATCGGCATCGACGTCGATAAAGAGAGCGACCTGGAACTCGCTCGTGGCGTTCTGGGCGGCGAGGCCCCTGTCAGCCCCCATAACGGCGGCCGGTACTAA
- the glmU gene encoding bifunctional UDP-N-acetylglucosamine diphosphorylase/glucosamine-1-phosphate N-acetyltransferase GlmU, translating into MADTVAVILAAGQGKRMHSRRPKVLHRIAGRCLVEHVLAAVGEAGIKKQIVVIGHGAEEVREALGPEYTYVLQEQQLGTGHALARAREAAGTAATVLVLCGDTPLLRPATLARLLKEHRDRQAAVTILTAVLDDPTGYGRIIRDGQGMVAGIVEERDANPVEKAIREINAGIYCFEAAYLWPFLEQLQPNNDQGEYYLTDVVGLACRENLPVQAVAAGDPEEILGVNDRAQLAKAGAILRRRINMGLMQAGVTIIDPETTYIDATVRIGPDTIIYPGTFLEGNTIIEEGCSLGPGTTLRDCQVGKGSHVIHTVALESEIGPGCQVGPFAYLRPGTVLDARVKVGDFVEIKASRIGAGSKVPHLTYLGDTTVGTGVNIGAGTITCNYDGEKKWPTVIEDGAFIGSNSNLVAPVRVGAGALVGAGSTITEDVPAGSMALARGRQVNLSGRSKKSSEKRQEKG; encoded by the coding sequence ATGGCAGATACAGTCGCCGTCATCCTGGCCGCTGGCCAGGGGAAGCGGATGCATTCCCGGCGACCAAAGGTATTACACCGTATTGCCGGTCGCTGCCTGGTGGAACATGTCCTGGCGGCAGTCGGGGAGGCCGGTATAAAAAAGCAGATCGTCGTCATCGGCCACGGGGCGGAAGAAGTTCGGGAGGCCCTGGGCCCGGAATATACCTATGTCCTACAGGAGCAGCAACTGGGCACCGGCCACGCCCTGGCCCGGGCCCGGGAAGCGGCTGGCACGGCAGCAACCGTGCTGGTGCTCTGCGGGGATACCCCCCTCCTCAGGCCGGCAACCTTGGCCCGGCTTCTAAAGGAGCACCGGGACAGGCAAGCTGCCGTTACTATTTTAACAGCCGTACTCGATGACCCTACCGGATATGGCCGCATTATTCGCGACGGCCAGGGTATGGTTGCGGGGATTGTCGAAGAGCGGGACGCCAACCCGGTAGAGAAGGCTATCAGGGAGATCAATGCCGGCATTTATTGTTTCGAAGCTGCTTACCTCTGGCCCTTTCTGGAACAATTACAGCCGAATAACGACCAGGGAGAGTACTACCTTACCGATGTGGTGGGCCTGGCCTGCCGGGAAAACCTGCCCGTCCAGGCTGTAGCCGCCGGCGATCCGGAAGAGATCCTGGGGGTTAATGACCGGGCTCAGCTGGCCAAAGCCGGGGCTATTTTAAGACGCCGGATAAACATGGGCCTGATGCAAGCCGGGGTAACCATTATAGACCCGGAAACTACTTATATCGATGCCACCGTCAGGATCGGCCCGGACACCATTATTTATCCCGGCACCTTTTTAGAAGGGAATACTATTATTGAGGAGGGATGCTCCCTTGGCCCGGGAACTACCCTCCGGGACTGCCAGGTAGGTAAGGGCAGCCATGTTATCCATACCGTGGCCCTGGAGAGTGAAATAGGCCCTGGTTGCCAGGTAGGTCCCTTTGCCTACCTGCGTCCCGGGACGGTCCTGGATGCCAGGGTCAAGGTTGGGGATTTCGTAGAGATCAAGGCCTCCCGGATTGGGGCTGGCTCCAAAGTACCTCACCTGACCTACCTAGGTGATACCACGGTGGGTACCGGGGTGAATATCGGCGCCGGGACCATTACCTGTAATTACGACGGTGAGAAGAAGTGGCCGACGGTCATTGAGGATGGAGCCTTTATCGGTAGTAATAGCAACCTGGTTGCTCCCGTCCGGGTAGGGGCCGGAGCCCTGGTGGGGGCCGGGTCTACCATAACGGAAGATGTACCCGCCGGTTCTATGGCCCTGGCCCGGGGAAGGCAGGTAAACTTATCCGGCCGCAGTAAAAAAAGTAGCGAAAAAAGGCAGGAAAAAGGTTAA
- a CDS encoding ribose-phosphate diphosphokinase, producing the protein METESGRLKIFTCNANPKLAEEIGAYLGVPLGAAKVKRFSDGEISVVIDESVRGEDVFVIQPTCEPVNDNLMELLIMIDALRRASARRITAVIPYYGYARQERKTRARDPISAKLVANLITAAGAHRVLTMDLHAAAIQGFFDIPVDHLTAVPILADYFNSKGFEKAVIVSPDLGGVTRARNFAERIGAEIAIIDKRRPAPNVAEIMNLIGDVKNKTVIMIDDLIDTAGTICLGAKALMEQGACAVYACCTHPVLSGPARERLMASPLQEVVVCNTIPVPEGKEIPKLHRLSVAPLLGEAIIRIHEDLSVSKLFD; encoded by the coding sequence ATGGAAACCGAGAGCGGACGCCTGAAGATCTTCACCTGCAACGCCAACCCCAAACTGGCCGAGGAAATCGGCGCCTACCTGGGTGTGCCCCTGGGAGCGGCCAAGGTAAAACGCTTTAGCGATGGGGAAATAAGCGTCGTTATTGACGAGAGCGTGCGGGGGGAGGATGTTTTCGTCATCCAGCCCACCTGTGAACCCGTCAATGACAATCTGATGGAACTCTTGATCATGATCGATGCCCTGCGCCGGGCTTCCGCCAGGCGGATTACGGCCGTCATACCCTACTATGGCTACGCCCGCCAGGAGCGCAAGACCAGGGCCCGGGACCCTATCTCCGCCAAGCTGGTGGCCAATCTCATTACCGCCGCAGGCGCCCACCGGGTCCTGACCATGGACCTGCACGCGGCGGCCATCCAGGGATTTTTTGATATTCCGGTAGATCACCTGACGGCAGTCCCCATCCTGGCCGATTACTTTAACAGCAAGGGGTTTGAAAAGGCGGTGATTGTTTCCCCGGACCTGGGGGGCGTGACCAGGGCGCGTAACTTCGCCGAGCGCATAGGCGCTGAGATCGCCATTATTGACAAGCGGCGGCCGGCGCCCAACGTCGCTGAGATCATGAACCTCATCGGCGATGTGAAAAATAAAACGGTCATCATGATTGATGACCTCATCGACACCGCCGGGACCATCTGCCTAGGAGCTAAAGCCCTGATGGAGCAGGGCGCCTGCGCCGTTTATGCCTGTTGTACCCATCCGGTCCTATCCGGACCGGCCCGGGAACGCCTGATGGCCTCTCCCCTGCAGGAGGTAGTTGTCTGCAATACCATTCCTGTCCCGGAGGGGAAAGAAATACCCAAGCTGCATCGCCTCTCCGTAGCTCCCCTCCTGGGGGAAGCCATTATTCGCATCCACGAAGACCTCTCGGTCAGTAAACTTTTCGATTAA
- a CDS encoding PRC-barrel domain-containing protein: MFYTSKKLMGMPVVSLADGHQLGRIKRLLIDHSKMAIAAFTVDRKGWFKEQPVVPYSHVKSVGSHAVTVDEASAVVKLSSLPELEALAKHPLPLLGARVITEEGTVLGTVEDFRFDPQDGKIHYLDIKSGLLHGARSLETDQIITCGRDALIARAGAEEALQKSGGLLSVKLQDACKSAGKTFDSAGTITRKVGETVNRYWQRLPFSQKKNDGPPPGENS, translated from the coding sequence ATGTTTTATACCAGCAAAAAACTCATGGGCATGCCGGTGGTTAGCCTGGCCGACGGTCACCAGCTGGGCCGCATTAAGCGCCTGCTCATTGACCACTCGAAGATGGCTATCGCCGCCTTTACCGTTGATCGCAAAGGGTGGTTCAAGGAACAACCGGTCGTCCCATATAGCCATGTTAAAAGTGTCGGTAGCCATGCCGTTACTGTAGATGAGGCCAGCGCCGTGGTGAAACTCAGTTCCCTGCCCGAGCTGGAGGCCCTGGCCAAACACCCCCTGCCCCTCCTGGGGGCCAGGGTCATCACCGAAGAGGGCACCGTCCTGGGCACGGTAGAAGATTTCCGCTTCGATCCCCAGGACGGCAAAATCCACTACCTGGACATTAAAAGCGGCCTCCTCCACGGGGCACGCTCCCTGGAGACCGACCAAATCATCACCTGTGGCCGCGACGCCCTTATTGCCCGGGCTGGCGCCGAAGAGGCCCTCCAGAAATCAGGCGGCCTGCTGAGCGTAAAATTACAAGATGCTTGCAAGAGCGCCGGTAAAACCTTTGACAGTGCCGGCACTATTACCAGGAAAGTTGGTGAGACTGTCAACCGTTACTGGCAGCGTCTGCCCTTCAGCCAGAAGAAGAACGACGGGCCGCCCCCCGGAGAGAACAGTTAA
- a CDS encoding 50S ribosomal protein L25/general stress protein Ctc, producing the protein MQAQTLEVTMRPEVGKQAARRLRRQGKLPGIIYGKKIANLAVIIPARQLEHILATEGENALLKLVVSGDGQNKEFTAVIREVQRHPLKGNLTHVDFYQVSMEDKLRATVPVILEGEARGVKEGGILQHGVREIEIESLPADLPESIVVDVSHLGVGEHLTVGEIKVPAGVKILSEPDTVIATVVTTRAVETETEEETTTGESPAQPAE; encoded by the coding sequence ATGCAAGCCCAAACATTAGAGGTAACTATGCGCCCGGAAGTAGGCAAACAAGCTGCCCGGCGACTGCGCCGGCAGGGTAAATTACCCGGGATAATCTATGGTAAGAAGATCGCTAACTTGGCAGTGATTATTCCCGCCCGGCAACTCGAACACATCCTGGCCACCGAGGGGGAAAACGCCCTGTTAAAGCTGGTTGTCAGCGGTGATGGCCAGAATAAGGAATTTACCGCCGTAATCCGGGAAGTTCAGCGTCACCCCCTCAAGGGGAACTTGACCCATGTTGATTTCTATCAGGTTTCCATGGAAGATAAACTCCGGGCCACGGTACCTGTTATCCTGGAGGGCGAAGCCCGGGGCGTCAAGGAAGGCGGCATTCTCCAGCACGGGGTCCGGGAGATTGAAATTGAAAGCCTTCCGGCCGACTTGCCGGAGAGTATCGTCGTTGATGTCAGCCACCTGGGCGTAGGGGAGCATCTGACGGTAGGCGAAATTAAGGTGCCGGCTGGAGTCAAGATTCTCTCGGAACCTGATACCGTCATAGCGACTGTAGTAACTACCCGCGCGGTCGAGACGGAAACCGAAGAGGAGACGACTACCGGGGAATCGCCAGCCCAGCCAGCTGAATAA
- the pth gene encoding aminoacyl-tRNA hydrolase has protein sequence MALVLMVVGLGNPGPRYATTRHNAGFMVVDLLADDLGITLDRTREQALTGQGLVGNNRVLLVKPQTYMNNSGQAVAPLARWYGIAPEAILVIHDDLDLAPGRLRLRRGGSSGGHRGLQSIITHLGTTAVPRLKIGIGRPPLGQNVIDYVLKPFSEGDWELIRPVLLEAARAARFLLEGGSMDEAMNRFNH, from the coding sequence TTGGCGCTGGTGCTGATGGTGGTGGGCCTGGGCAATCCCGGGCCCCGTTATGCAACGACCAGGCATAATGCCGGTTTCATGGTGGTCGATCTCCTGGCTGATGATTTGGGGATTACTCTGGACCGTACCCGGGAACAGGCCCTGACCGGCCAGGGCCTGGTAGGAAACAACCGGGTTCTTTTAGTCAAGCCCCAGACATATATGAATAATAGCGGTCAGGCGGTAGCCCCACTGGCCCGCTGGTACGGCATCGCCCCGGAGGCAATACTGGTCATCCACGATGACCTGGACCTCGCGCCGGGGCGGTTGCGTCTCCGGCGCGGGGGGAGTTCGGGGGGGCACCGCGGCCTGCAGTCGATTATCACCCATCTGGGGACAACAGCCGTTCCGCGGTTAAAAATAGGTATCGGTAGGCCTCCCTTGGGGCAAAATGTAATTGATTACGTCCTCAAGCCCTTCAGTGAAGGGGACTGGGAACTGATACGCCCGGTGCTCCTCGAGGCCGCCCGGGCTGCCCGTTTTCTCCTGGAAGGGGGCAGTATGGACGAGGCCATGAATCGCTTTAACCATTAA
- the mfd gene encoding transcription-repair coupling factor — protein sequence MYNNSILQIIRDSEQFYAIAGGLRRGAGEVQLYGLPEGMKGLWLAAMLDEFNPILVVTPGSEEAQRLAADIESFWPGEGIDYLPPSELLPLEVYTPSPELAAQRLKVLTNLVSGRTRILVVPVEDLLRKLPPPDTLRHSLQSLEVGQIIDREALLQKLTGLGYRREEVVEAPGQLAVRGGIIDIFPLGAEEPVRLELFGDEIDSLRRFDPVSQRSVADLRAIVVGPAQEVLPPPDLGPGLETLKAEFSQTYATLRQRQPQAARELKDRVQELIAMLEAGSWPGGSSQLQPFFYPRQATLFEYFQRQPLLVLDDPARLLEEMRRREQQRLGIFTDMLAAGLALPSQGQAYLDSADLERLWQRYQRLYFSLLPRRVPGSNPRPAVGISAQTIPAFQGKLGLVVEELTRWRREGYRIILMVADPNRVVALRQALAEQGIEALTHPEARDTLGRGEVIMVSGRLRQGFTWPEMRLAIIGDTEIYGPIRRPRRVKTPREGSKISSFTDLKEGDYVVHVHHGIGRYLGLQQLDVGGVKKDYLLIQYAGKDRLYVPVDQVSLVQKYVGGEGHVPRLYRLGGNEWNKVKSRVQEAVQEMAQELLDLYARREAIPGHAFGPDTPWQREFEEAFPYTETPDQLRAIAEVKADMEKPRPMDRLLCGDVGYGKTEVAMRAAFKAVMDGMQVAVLVPTTILAQQHYETFKARFAPFPVKIAVLSRFCSPREQKVVVEALKRGEVDIVIGTHRLLSSDVNFKNLGLVIIDEEQRFGVAHKEKLKQLRYSVDVLTMTATPIPRTLHMSLAGVRDMSMIETPPEDRFPVQTYVVEYNPELVREAIRRELDRGGQVFIVHNRVQDIDRFAYHIQQLVPEARVGIGHGQMGEEELENVMLDFISGRYDVLVSTTIVENGLDIQNANTLIVDESDNFGLAQLYQLRGRVGRTNRLAYAYFTYRPDKVLGEIAEKRLAAIREFTAFGSGYKIALRDLQIRGAGNFLGPEQHGHMVAVGFDLYCQLLEEAVRKLKEQRGEGVPRPALAEPQATPIELSVDTFLGDNYIPEATLKMELYHRLMNAGDLAAVEDIAAEMEDRYGPPPPEARNLLALTRVRILAREVGVISVNQKNREVELSFGQHTGLRGEKLLQLNQYFPRKLAFSSAGGLTIRVRVMGLSQEELLDLLEKVLTRIKYLVTEAAS from the coding sequence ATGTACAATAACAGCATATTACAAATTATCAGAGATAGCGAACAATTTTACGCCATCGCCGGGGGCCTGCGTCGGGGCGCAGGCGAGGTGCAGCTTTATGGCCTGCCGGAAGGGATGAAGGGCTTGTGGCTGGCGGCTATGCTGGATGAATTTAACCCCATTCTGGTAGTCACCCCCGGGAGCGAAGAAGCCCAGCGCCTGGCAGCGGATATAGAATCCTTCTGGCCGGGGGAGGGCATTGACTACCTGCCGCCGTCTGAGCTCCTGCCGTTGGAGGTTTATACCCCCAGCCCGGAACTGGCCGCCCAGCGCCTGAAGGTCCTGACGAACCTGGTCAGCGGCCGGACCCGCATCCTTGTGGTGCCGGTGGAGGACTTGCTCCGCAAGCTGCCGCCGCCGGATACCCTGCGCCATTCCCTCCAGTCCCTGGAGGTAGGCCAGATTATTGACCGCGAGGCCCTTTTGCAGAAATTAACTGGCCTGGGGTACAGGCGGGAAGAGGTGGTTGAGGCCCCGGGCCAGCTGGCGGTAAGGGGAGGTATTATTGATATCTTCCCCCTAGGAGCCGAGGAACCGGTGCGTTTAGAATTATTTGGCGATGAAATCGATTCCTTGCGCCGCTTTGACCCCGTCAGCCAGCGCTCGGTGGCCGACCTGCGGGCTATAGTCGTGGGGCCGGCCCAGGAAGTCCTCCCGCCCCCGGACCTGGGGCCGGGGCTGGAAACCCTGAAGGCAGAATTTTCCCAGACCTATGCCACCCTGCGCCAGCGCCAGCCCCAGGCCGCCAGGGAACTGAAGGACCGGGTCCAGGAGTTGATTGCCATGCTGGAGGCTGGTTCCTGGCCCGGTGGTAGCAGCCAGCTCCAACCCTTCTTTTACCCCCGGCAGGCCACCCTTTTTGAATACTTCCAGCGCCAACCCCTGCTGGTCCTTGACGACCCGGCTCGTCTGCTGGAAGAGATGCGCCGTCGGGAGCAACAGCGCCTGGGAATTTTTACCGATATGCTGGCCGCTGGCCTGGCTCTGCCCTCCCAGGGCCAGGCCTATCTGGATAGCGCCGACCTGGAACGGTTGTGGCAGCGCTACCAGCGCCTGTATTTCTCCCTGCTACCCCGTCGGGTACCGGGGAGCAATCCCCGGCCGGCAGTAGGTATCAGTGCCCAGACCATACCGGCTTTCCAGGGTAAACTCGGCCTGGTGGTAGAAGAATTGACCCGCTGGCGCCGCGAGGGGTACCGGATCATCCTGATGGTAGCTGACCCGAACCGGGTGGTAGCCCTGCGCCAGGCCCTGGCCGAGCAGGGTATCGAGGCCCTGACCCATCCTGAGGCCAGGGACACCCTGGGACGGGGAGAGGTAATAATGGTCTCCGGCCGCCTGCGCCAGGGCTTTACCTGGCCGGAGATGCGCCTGGCCATTATCGGGGATACGGAGATCTACGGCCCGATCAGGAGGCCGCGGCGGGTCAAGACGCCCCGCGAAGGAAGCAAGATTAGCTCCTTTACTGACCTCAAAGAGGGAGACTATGTTGTCCACGTTCACCACGGTATCGGTCGTTACCTGGGCCTGCAACAACTGGACGTAGGCGGGGTTAAAAAGGACTACCTCCTCATTCAATATGCGGGCAAGGACCGCCTCTATGTACCTGTGGACCAGGTTTCCCTGGTCCAGAAGTATGTCGGCGGTGAGGGGCATGTTCCCCGCCTGTATCGCCTGGGCGGCAATGAATGGAACAAGGTCAAGAGCCGGGTTCAGGAGGCCGTCCAGGAGATGGCTCAGGAACTGCTGGACCTTTATGCCCGTCGGGAGGCCATCCCCGGGCATGCCTTTGGGCCCGATACCCCCTGGCAGCGGGAATTCGAGGAGGCATTCCCTTATACGGAAACGCCGGATCAGCTCCGGGCCATCGCCGAGGTTAAGGCCGATATGGAAAAGCCCCGGCCCATGGACCGCCTCCTTTGCGGCGACGTGGGCTACGGCAAGACGGAAGTGGCTATGCGGGCGGCCTTCAAGGCGGTCATGGATGGTATGCAGGTGGCTGTCCTGGTACCCACCACTATCCTGGCCCAGCAGCATTACGAGACCTTTAAAGCCCGTTTTGCCCCTTTTCCGGTAAAAATCGCCGTATTGAGCCGCTTTTGTTCGCCCAGGGAACAAAAGGTAGTCGTGGAGGCTTTAAAGCGGGGTGAGGTGGATATAGTTATCGGTACCCACCGGCTTCTCTCCAGCGATGTAAATTTTAAAAACCTCGGCCTGGTGATTATCGATGAGGAACAGCGCTTCGGCGTTGCCCATAAAGAAAAGCTGAAGCAATTGCGTTACAGCGTTGACGTCCTGACCATGACGGCTACCCCTATACCCCGGACCCTGCATATGTCCCTGGCCGGCGTACGCGATATGAGTATGATTGAGACACCGCCCGAAGACCGCTTCCCCGTCCAGACCTATGTGGTGGAGTATAACCCGGAGCTGGTGCGGGAGGCCATCCGCCGGGAACTGGATCGAGGCGGGCAGGTCTTTATAGTTCATAACCGGGTGCAGGATATTGATCGCTTCGCCTACCATATTCAGCAACTGGTGCCGGAAGCCCGGGTCGGCATCGGCCACGGCCAGATGGGCGAAGAAGAGCTGGAGAATGTGATGCTGGACTTTATCTCCGGCCGCTACGACGTCCTGGTCAGTACCACGATCGTGGAAAACGGTCTGGACATTCAGAATGCCAATACCCTGATTGTCGATGAGAGTGATAACTTCGGCCTGGCTCAGCTCTACCAGCTCCGGGGCCGGGTCGGCCGCACCAACCGCCTGGCCTATGCCTACTTCACCTACCGGCCGGACAAGGTACTCGGTGAAATAGCTGAAAAACGCCTGGCCGCTATCCGGGAGTTTACGGCTTTCGGTTCGGGGTATAAGATTGCCCTGCGGGACCTGCAGATCCGGGGTGCAGGTAATTTCCTGGGGCCCGAGCAACACGGCCATATGGTGGCCGTCGGCTTTGACCTCTACTGCCAGCTCCTGGAGGAAGCAGTCCGCAAACTGAAGGAGCAACGTGGCGAGGGAGTGCCCCGGCCAGCCTTGGCGGAACCCCAGGCCACCCCCATTGAACTGTCGGTAGATACCTTCCTGGGTGATAACTATATCCCGGAGGCTACCTTAAAAATGGAACTCTACCACCGCCTGATGAATGCCGGGGATCTAGCTGCCGTAGAGGATATCGCCGCGGAAATGGAGGACCGTTACGGACCGCCGCCGCCGGAAGCCAGGAACCTTCTGGCCCTGACCAGGGTCCGCATCCTGGCCCGTGAGGTAGGGGTAATAAGCGTCAACCAGAAAAACCGGGAAGTAGAATTGAGCTTTGGCCAGCATACCGGCCTGCGGGGAGAAAAACTCCTGCAGCTCAACCAGTATTTCCCCCGGAAGCTGGCTTTCTCTTCAGCCGGCGGCCTTACCATCAGGGTACGGGTCATGGGTCTGAGCCAGGAAGAATTACTGGACCTGCTGGAGAAAGTCCTGACCAGGATCAAGTACCTGGTAACCGAAGCAGCAAGTTAG